CGGATCGTAGTCCCAGGCGTAACGGCGTTCCTTGCCCGATTCTCGCAGCTCCAGCTCCTCCTTCTGGAGAGCTTCGGTGTGCGGATCGTGGTGGGTCGAAGCGAAGAGTATGTTCCCCGTCCCCACTTGGAAGAACGGGCAGGTCGTCTTTCCCATCCCGGGTGAGATGCGAACGGTATCGCCCGTCGTCAGGTCGAGCTCGTAGATCTGGTAAAAGGGATTGCCCGGCTCGCGCTCGCTCTGGAAAACCAAACGCTTCCCGTCGGGCGAAAAGTATCCCTCGCCGGCTCGGCGTCCCTCGAACGTGAGTCTGCGGATTCCGGTGAGAAAATCCTTCTCCGCATAGTCTCCTCCGAGAACGCTTGCAGCGGAACCACACAGAAACAGACCGAGCCAGGCGGCAGCTCTCATACGGCGCCCATTGTAAACCAAACGAGAGGCCTCTCTTGACTCGGCGGGGCCAGAGCCCAAGAATCACCGCCGGGCCCATGGGTTACAAGAGCCTCGCCGCCTGCGTCGCCGATCTCGAACGCCACGGACATCTCGTACGGGTTCGAGAAGAAGTGAATCCCTACCTCGAGATGGCGGAGATCCAGCGCCGGGCGTATGTTGCCGGTGCTCCCGCATTGCTGTTCGAGCAGGTCAAGGGGTGTCGATTCTCCTGCGTTTCCAACCTCTTCGGAACGCTGGATCGCGCCCGCTTCATCTTTCGCGACAGTCTCGACGCGGTCAAACGGATCGTCCAGATCAAGGCCGACCCGGCTTCTGCCTGGAGGCGACCACTCACTCTTGCAGCCGCTCCGTTCACGGCGGTCTCATCGCTTCCCCGACACGTCGGTCGGGCCCCGGTGCTTCGCCATCGAGCCCGAATCGAGGACCTTCCCCACATCACGAGCTGGCCCGATGACGGCGGCCCTTTCGTCACCCTTCCCCAGGTGTACACGGAGCATCCCGACAGCCCGGGCGTCGGATCCTCGAACCTGGGGATGTACCGCATCCAGCTATCCGGCAACCGCTATCGAACCGGCATCGAGGTCGGTCTCCACTATCAGATCCATCGCGGAATCGGCGTACATCACGCCGCCGCCGTCCGGCGTGGCGAGCCGCTTCGAGCGAGCGTTTTCGTGGGAGGCCCACCGGCACATACACTCGCCGCGGTGATGCCCTTGCCCGAAGGTCTGAGCGAGCTTCTGTTTGCCGGGATGCTCAACCGAAGGCGCTTTCGCTTCGCCCGAGCCGGCCAATACGTCGTCTCCGCGGACGCGGATTTCGTCATCACCGGCTCCATCGACCCCGAGCGTACGCTCCCCGAGGGTCCTTTTGGCGACCACCTCGGCTACTACAGCCTCACGCACGAGTTTCCCGTGCTCGAGGTCGAGGCGGTGTTTCACCGCGAGGGCGCACTCTGGCCATTCACCGTCGTGGGCCGGCCGCCTCAGGAGGATACGAGCTTTGGAAAACTCATCCACGAGATCACCGAGCCCCTGGTGCCGGTGGAACTGCCCGGGGTCAAGGCCATCCACGCGGTCGATGCCGCCGGGGTGCACCCCCTTCTACTCGCCATCGGAAGCGAGCGCTACGTGCCCTACGGCGAGCGAGTGCCTCAGGAGATTCTGACGTGCGCCAACGCTCTGCTGGGCTTCGGCCAGTGCTCGCTGGCAAAATACCTGTTCATCGTCGCCCACGAGGACGACCCAGCTCTCGACGTCCACGACGTCGAGGCGTTTCTGCGCCACGCGCTCGAGCGCGTGGACCTGACGCGCGACCTTCACTTTCAGACGCGAACGACGATCGACACCCTCGACTATTCCGGGACCGGGCTCAATGCGGGCTCGAAGCTGGTCATCGCCGCGGCGGGACGAAAGAAACGCGAGCTCGCCACCGAGGCACCGGACGGTCTCGCCCGTGCCCGGACGGTTTTTCCGGGGGTCCTCGTGCTCGAAACGCCGCGGTTCCGCGGCTACGAGGAACAGGAGGCCGAGATGGAGGCACTTTCCCATCGCCTCTCGACCGCGGCTCTCGAGGGATTCCCCCTCATCGTTCTGGTGGACGACGCCGAGCAGGCGGCCGAGAGTCTGCGCAACTTCCTGTGGGTCACGTTTACCCGGTCGAACCCGTCACATGACGTCCATGGTGTCGAGAGCTTCTCTCGGCACAAGCACTGGGGTTGCCAGGGACCGCTCATCATCGACGCGAGGCTGAAGCCCCATCACGCCCCGCCACTGGAGGAGGACCCCACCGTGTCGAAACGCGTCGACGCGCTCGCGAGCAGGGGGAAGAGCCTTCACGGTATTCTTTAGCCGATGTTCCTTGTCGGGTTGCCCCAGTGATCGAAGCGGTATTGGCTCTGTTCGTCCAGTGGCCGCTCGACCACCGCCTTCTCGCGATCGAAGACGCCCGCGACGATGAGGCGCCCCTCGTCGAGGCGCTGGAGAAGCATCCCGTCCAGGCCATTCGCGCCCTGGGACGTTTCGAGCGACCGGAGCTCTCGAGACACGTGGTGCCCTTCCTTGCATCCCCGGAGCCCGACATTCGCGTCGAGGCCGCCAACGCGCTCGCTCAGATGAAAGCGCCCCACTCGCTTCGCCCCTATCTCGAGCGTGAACGAGATCCCCGGGTGCGCTCCGCCCTCTACGAGGCCATTGGACGGCTCGAAGAAGCTAACGAAGACGTGTTTCTGCCTGGATTGGAGGAGGAGCCCATACGATTCGGCGCCGCCAAGGGTCTCGAGACCGCTCTGCGGCGCCAGGATCGAAAGCCCTCGCCGCGAACGGTGGAGAGACTCGCCCGGGTCGTGCGAGACGCTGGATCGGAGACCCGCCGTCTCGCTCTCGCGTCGCTGCTACGAGCCGAATCGACTCCCGAGGACGTTCTCGAGCTCGCATTCGCGGATCCGGATCCTCAGGTCAGGAGGCTCGCGGTGATTGGACTCGGCGAAGCGCGCCGGGATCCTTCTTACCTCGTTCGCTACGAAGGTCTTCGCGTCGCGTTCGATTGCGCTCTCGCC
This sequence is a window from Vicinamibacteria bacterium. Protein-coding genes within it:
- a CDS encoding UbiD family decarboxylase, which produces MGYKSLAACVADLERHGHLVRVREEVNPYLEMAEIQRRAYVAGAPALLFEQVKGCRFSCVSNLFGTLDRARFIFRDSLDAVKRIVQIKADPASAWRRPLTLAAAPFTAVSSLPRHVGRAPVLRHRARIEDLPHITSWPDDGGPFVTLPQVYTEHPDSPGVGSSNLGMYRIQLSGNRYRTGIEVGLHYQIHRGIGVHHAAAVRRGEPLRASVFVGGPPAHTLAAVMPLPEGLSELLFAGMLNRRRFRFARAGQYVVSADADFVITGSIDPERTLPEGPFGDHLGYYSLTHEFPVLEVEAVFHREGALWPFTVVGRPPQEDTSFGKLIHEITEPLVPVELPGVKAIHAVDAAGVHPLLLAIGSERYVPYGERVPQEILTCANALLGFGQCSLAKYLFIVAHEDDPALDVHDVEAFLRHALERVDLTRDLHFQTRTTIDTLDYSGTGLNAGSKLVIAAAGRKKRELATEAPDGLARARTVFPGVLVLETPRFRGYEEQEAEMEALSHRLSTAALEGFPLIVLVDDAEQAAESLRNFLWVTFTRSNPSHDVHGVESFSRHKHWGCQGPLIIDARLKPHHAPPLEEDPTVSKRVDALASRGKSLHGIL